In Anolis carolinensis isolate JA03-04 unplaced genomic scaffold, rAnoCar3.1.pri scaffold_14, whole genome shotgun sequence, the following proteins share a genomic window:
- the LOC134294302 gene encoding uncharacterized protein LOC134294302, with product MSLFSTIGTLVLGETTSLFHHHWDPGTWENYVSIFSTIGTLVLGETMSPFHHHWDPGTWGKYISFFHHWDPGTWGNYISLFSHHWGNYVSLFPPPLVPWYLGKLRLSFFHHWGNYVSLFPPSLGPWYLGKLRLSFLHHWGNYVFFFPPLGPWYLEKLRFSPTLGPWYLGKLRVIFLSTIGTLVLGETTSLTNIGTLVLGETMSLFHHHWDPGTWGNYVSHQHWDPGTWRNYVSLSPPLGPWYLEKLCISPPLGPWYLGKLHLSFFPPLGKLHLFFPPLGPWYLGKLRVISFTTIGTLVLGENMSLTTLGTLVLGETTSLFFSAAIVPPFCLSRLQGLTARTGVWPNG from the exons ATGTCTCTTTTTTCCACCATTGGGACCCTGGTACTTGGAGAAACTACGTCTCTCTTTCACCACCATTGGGACCCTGGTACTTGGGAAAACTACGTCTCTA ttttttccaccATTGGGACCCTGGTACTTGGAGAAACTATGTCTCCCTTTCACCACCATTGGGACCCTGGTACTTGGGGAAAGTACATCTCTTTTTTCCACCACTGGGACCCTGGTACTtggggaaactacatctctcttTTTTCCCACCATTGGGGAAACTACGTCTCTCTTTTCCCCCCACCATTGGTACCCTGGTACTTGGGTAAACTACGACTCTCCTTTTTCCACCATTGGGGAAACTACGTCTCTCTTTTCCCCCCATCATTGGGACCCTGGTACTTGGGGAAACTACGTCTCTCTTTTCTCCACCATTGGGGAAACTACGTCTTTTTTTTTCCACCATTGGGACCCTGGTACTTGGAGAAACTACGTTTCTCACCAACATTGGGACCCTGGTACTTGGGGAAACTACGTGTCATTTTTCTCTCTACCATTGGGACCCTGGTACTTGGAGAAACTACGTCTCTCACCAACATTGGGACCCTGGTACTTGGAGAAACTATGTCTCTCTTTCACCACCATTGGGACCCTGGTAC TTGGGGAAACTACGTCTCTCACCAACATTGGGACCCTGGTACTTGGAGAAACTACGTCTCTCTTTCACCACCATTGGGACCCTGGTAC TTGGAGAAACTATGTATCTCACCACCATTGGGACCCTGGTACTTGGGGAAGCtacatctctctttttttccaCCATTGGGAAAACTACATCTCTTTTTCCCACCATTGGGACCCTGGTACTTGGGGAAGCTACGTGTCATTTCTTTCACCACCATTGGGACCCTGGTACTTGGAGAAAATATGTCTCTCACCACCCTTGGGACCCTGGTACTTGGGGAAACTACGTCTCTCTTCTTCTCCGCAGCAATAGTCCCTCCGTTTTGCCTCTCCCGCCTGCAAGGACTGACCGCAAGGACCGGGGTTTGGCCGAACGGATGA